A genomic stretch from Flavobacterium sp. KS-LB2 includes:
- a CDS encoding response regulator: MTKKAIWVIDDDAIYQIIINKIIQRSELFSTTTSFKNGKEAIDNLHDTLNNNSEALPDIILLDINMPIMDGWEFMEKMGLIKSKFSKNVTVYIVSSSIASEDKNKSKTYSDILGYLSKPVTMLDLELIALKD; encoded by the coding sequence ATGACAAAAAAAGCAATCTGGGTAATCGATGATGATGCTATTTATCAAATTATCATCAATAAGATTATTCAACGATCTGAATTATTTTCGACTACCACTTCTTTCAAGAACGGAAAAGAAGCGATAGATAACTTGCATGACACCTTAAATAATAACAGTGAAGCACTTCCAGATATCATCTTACTAGATATTAATATGCCAATTATGGATGGTTGGGAATTTATGGAAAAAATGGGCTTGATAAAATCAAAATTCAGTAAAAACGTCACCGTTTATATTGTAAGTTCCTCTATTGCTAGTGAAGACAAGAACAAATCCAAAACGTATTCGGACATTTTAGGATATTTATCCAAACCTGTTACTATGCTTGATTTAGAATTAATTGCTTTAAAGGATTAA
- a CDS encoding saccharopine dehydrogenase family protein: MKKHHTIIIAGAGGIAEAVALLLVEWSEITPSLFIGDRTHTKAKKVAQWIQDGTTKTCSVTAFHLDEKELTDEMKTIFLQGAIILDCLPGSQAPRIAQFAKDFNLHYANLTEYVSETKEIIALAKDAKTGFMLQTGLAPGYIDVLANSLYQQFCIDFEVDTVDKLEFKVGALTNNAVAPHFYGFTWSPVGVATEYLEDTIVLRDFKKTTLPSLSERKTIIINGITYEEDLTSGGAADLPDALSGKVRSLDYKTLRHPGHYAWVQEQISTIMNKQDTIKSLQDKMEAIIPHIEDDKIVLYVAVEGKDATGMLRRREIAKCILPQKVGKHQLRAIQTTTAAPLAQAAQLLLETPHNGVVLQGQIDTKSFLNGNYIANVYEKIQL, from the coding sequence ATGAAAAAGCATCATACTATCATCATAGCTGGAGCCGGAGGAATAGCCGAAGCTGTTGCTTTGTTACTAGTAGAATGGAGCGAAATCACTCCATCCCTTTTTATTGGTGACAGAACCCATACAAAAGCAAAGAAAGTAGCCCAATGGATTCAGGATGGAACAACAAAAACCTGCTCCGTTACTGCTTTTCACCTCGATGAGAAAGAACTTACCGATGAAATGAAAACGATATTCTTACAAGGCGCTATTATCTTGGATTGCCTTCCGGGTAGTCAAGCCCCAAGAATAGCACAGTTTGCCAAAGACTTTAACCTTCATTACGCCAACCTTACAGAATATGTTTCTGAAACTAAAGAGATAATCGCATTGGCAAAAGATGCTAAAACTGGTTTTATGCTTCAAACTGGGTTAGCTCCAGGTTATATAGATGTACTAGCCAATAGTCTTTATCAACAGTTTTGCATAGACTTTGAAGTAGATACAGTAGATAAGCTGGAATTTAAAGTTGGAGCACTTACCAATAATGCTGTTGCACCACATTTTTACGGATTCACTTGGAGTCCAGTAGGTGTGGCTACTGAATATCTAGAAGATACCATTGTCTTAAGGGATTTTAAAAAAACTACACTACCCTCTTTGTCTGAAAGAAAAACCATTATTATTAATGGAATCACATATGAAGAAGATCTTACTTCAGGAGGTGCAGCAGATTTACCTGATGCCTTATCTGGAAAAGTGCGTTCCTTAGATTACAAAACCTTGCGCCATCCTGGTCATTATGCTTGGGTTCAAGAGCAAATTTCTACAATAATGAATAAACAGGATACAATAAAAAGCCTACAAGACAAAATGGAGGCAATAATCCCTCACATAGAAGATGACAAAATTGTTTTGTATGTAGCTGTTGAAGGTAAAGATGCAACCGGAATGTTGCGAAGACGCGAAATTGCAAAATGCATTCTTCCTCAAAAAGTGGGGAAACATCAATTGAGAGCCATTCAAACTACTACCGCAGCACCACTAGCACAAGCAGCTCAATTACTCCTTGAAACACCTCATAATGGAGTTGTATTACAAGGTCAAATTGATACAAAGTCTTTTTTGAATGGGAATTATATTGCAAATGTCTACGAAAAAATACAACTATAA
- a CDS encoding vWA domain-containing protein, whose protein sequence is MKNDNKKGFYFKQYEAPFQSPFDKLFGIFKELITHTSGDFDEAIDWLRELDKEYKLTDEHYTIDDFIEDLKKKGYIRDELKDDGTSGIGITAKTERAIRQQALDNIFGNLKRSGSGNHKTKHSGNGDEHTGEFREFHFGDGLERISLTESLRNAQINNGVADFMLTENDLVVEETQYKSQMSTVLMIDISHSMILYGEDRITPAKKVAMALAELITTRYPKDTLDILVFGNDAWTIAIRDLPYLKVGPFHTNTVAGLQLAMDILRRKRNTNKQIFMITDGKPSCVREKDGSYYMNSNGLDEYIVDKCYNQAQQARKLHIPITTFMIANDPYLQKFVNKFTESNQGKAFYTGLKGLGEMIFEDYETNRKKRIK, encoded by the coding sequence ATGAAAAATGACAATAAAAAAGGATTTTATTTCAAGCAATACGAAGCACCATTTCAATCTCCGTTTGATAAACTCTTTGGTATTTTCAAAGAGTTAATTACGCATACTTCGGGAGATTTTGATGAAGCAATCGATTGGTTGCGTGAATTAGATAAAGAATATAAACTCACCGATGAACACTACACCATCGATGATTTTATAGAAGATTTAAAGAAAAAAGGCTACATCCGTGACGAACTCAAAGACGATGGAACTTCGGGAATTGGAATTACTGCTAAGACGGAGCGTGCCATTCGGCAACAAGCTTTAGATAACATCTTTGGTAACTTAAAACGATCGGGAAGCGGGAATCACAAAACAAAACATTCCGGTAACGGAGATGAACATACTGGTGAATTTCGGGAATTTCATTTTGGAGATGGATTGGAGCGAATTTCATTGACTGAGAGTTTACGCAATGCCCAAATCAATAATGGAGTAGCCGATTTTATGTTGACCGAAAATGATTTGGTTGTTGAAGAAACCCAGTACAAATCCCAAATGAGTACCGTTTTGATGATTGATATTAGCCACAGTATGATATTGTATGGAGAAGACCGAATTACACCAGCCAAAAAAGTAGCAATGGCTCTTGCTGAATTGATTACAACCCGTTATCCAAAAGATACGTTAGATATTCTGGTTTTTGGGAATGATGCTTGGACCATTGCAATCAGGGATTTACCATATTTGAAAGTAGGCCCTTTTCATACCAATACGGTTGCCGGTTTGCAATTAGCAATGGACATTTTACGTCGAAAGCGAAATACCAACAAACAAATTTTCATGATTACCGATGGAAAACCGAGTTGTGTGCGCGAAAAAGATGGTTCTTATTATATGAATAGCAATGGACTTGACGAATACATAGTGGATAAGTGCTACAATCAGGCGCAACAGGCTCGAAAATTACACATTCCAATTACTACTTTTATGATTGCCAATGATCCTTATTTGCAAAAATTTGTAAATAAGTTCACCGAATCAAATCAAGGAAAAGCATTTTACACCGGATTGAAAGGACTGGGCGAAATGATTTTTGAAGATTACGAAACCAATCGTAAGAAGAGAATAAAATAA
- a CDS encoding SIMPL domain-containing protein: MKKALLILSILFFTMSYGQEVKQVPQINVSGEGKVKVIPDQATIAVTVETKGNNAKDVKKLNDEKIEAVLKFIKKMNLAPADYKTQRVSLNPQYDYEKKKHTYNATQTIEILLKDLSKYDELMEGLVDQGINRIDNVIFQSSKLAQYQSEARKLAMKDAKLKAEDYVSVLGQKVGRAMTISDNSQTYYPQPMYAAMKTMERNDASGPRETLAVGEINITANVTVSFILE; this comes from the coding sequence ATGAAAAAAGCACTATTGATTCTGTCTATTCTATTCTTTACAATGTCTTACGGACAGGAAGTGAAGCAAGTTCCTCAAATAAATGTAAGTGGAGAAGGAAAAGTAAAAGTTATTCCAGACCAGGCTACTATAGCAGTAACCGTTGAAACAAAAGGGAATAATGCCAAAGATGTAAAAAAACTAAATGATGAAAAGATAGAGGCTGTTTTGAAATTTATCAAAAAAATGAACTTGGCGCCAGCCGATTATAAAACACAACGTGTTTCATTGAATCCACAATATGATTATGAAAAAAAGAAGCACACTTATAATGCTACACAAACTATAGAAATTTTGTTGAAAGATTTATCAAAATACGATGAATTGATGGAAGGTTTGGTAGACCAAGGAATTAATAGAATTGATAATGTTATTTTTCAATCTTCAAAATTAGCACAATATCAATCTGAAGCTAGAAAATTAGCGATGAAGGATGCAAAGCTGAAAGCCGAAGATTATGTTTCTGTTTTAGGACAAAAAGTAGGTCGTGCCATGACTATATCTGATAATTCACAAACGTATTATCCGCAACCAATGTATGCAGCAATGAAAACGATGGAAAGGAATGATGCCAGTGGACCAAGAGAAACTTTAGCCGTAGGAGAAATCAATATTACTGCTAATGTAACTGTAAGTTTTATTTTGGAATAA
- a CDS encoding PAS domain S-box protein, giving the protein MDNKKYPNFINWFLSKPKTTGFITFLFLSYITGLIVSQQYQLIKEDEEQEMNNILHIVHQNIEQSLKNCYTTTLTLALTINDKGVPENFDYVGKKLMESNSSINAVQLVPNGVIKYIYPLSGNEAALNLNILTEPNLKDEALKSVASQKMYFAGPLKLKQGGMGIVGRFPVFRNNKFWGFSAVIIKLDNLLRTSGINNVNNSKYYFQFSKQNPTTKEEVFYLSNKSDFSKKYNISTTIPDADWKLYLISKHENYLYAQILIPGIIGLILAALFGVLIYTLLKIPEELQSLVNIQAKKLFNSEIKFEAIFDQAAVGIAHIDSATGNFIEINSQFCKLLGYSEKEMKEKSFQSITHPDDLAADLLNLKQLLSGKIKEYTIEKRYYTKSGTIIWVNLSVSPLSKKDKKLTSLISIVEDISLRKEAEKLIKKSETRFKSLFDDSPIPMWETDYSDVKKHLEKLNLINESPETVSLYLKMHPDVVFECLNLVKLIDVNEMCLNLHKVKSKDELITTAISQTSESIIADGFIKQIIAITQRENQLIADSKMKNTDGEYRDINLRWNVIRGYEKSLERVIISTEDITERKLSENIILHSQQRIESLINTIDGIVWECNAKTFAFNFISQKVEKILGYTAAEWLESKTFWADHIHPEDRQWTTDYCALKSSENLNHDFEYRMIAKNGAVVWLRDIVNVISENDQAISLRGIMIDITTTKEAEKNLSDSFNLVTEQNKRLLNFSYIVSHNLRSHTSNIASIMELIESSESEDEKNEMIQLLKSVSNSLNETMIHLNEVINIRTNIGLVSESLNLQHYLETVQTVLSEQINSKNVCISTIMPDDVMINYNPAYLESILYNIISNSIRYSHPERKPNIIIKWINEDGNKILQISDNGVGIDLVKNADKIFGMYKTFSNNSDSKGIGLFITKNQIDAMGGNITVESEPNIGTTFKIYIQ; this is encoded by the coding sequence ATGGACAATAAAAAATACCCAAATTTTATCAATTGGTTCTTGAGTAAACCGAAAACTACTGGTTTCATCACCTTCTTATTCCTTAGCTATATTACAGGATTAATTGTCTCTCAACAATACCAATTAATAAAAGAAGATGAGGAACAAGAGATGAATAACATTCTTCATATTGTACATCAAAATATAGAACAATCCCTTAAAAACTGTTACACAACCACATTAACATTAGCATTAACCATTAACGACAAAGGTGTTCCAGAAAACTTTGATTATGTAGGTAAAAAGTTAATGGAATCAAACAGCAGCATAAATGCCGTACAATTAGTCCCTAACGGAGTAATTAAATACATCTATCCTTTGAGCGGTAATGAAGCAGCATTAAATTTAAATATCCTAACCGAACCTAATCTTAAAGACGAAGCTTTAAAATCCGTTGCGAGCCAAAAAATGTATTTTGCTGGTCCTTTAAAGTTAAAGCAAGGCGGTATGGGCATTGTTGGGAGATTTCCTGTTTTTAGAAACAATAAATTTTGGGGATTTTCGGCTGTCATTATCAAATTAGATAATTTATTGAGAACTTCAGGAATTAATAATGTTAATAATTCTAAATATTATTTTCAATTTTCAAAGCAAAATCCAACCACTAAAGAAGAAGTTTTCTACTTGTCCAATAAAAGTGATTTTTCTAAAAAATACAATATCTCAACCACTATTCCTGATGCAGATTGGAAATTATACTTAATATCTAAACATGAGAATTATTTATATGCCCAAATTCTAATTCCTGGAATTATAGGCCTGATTTTAGCGGCACTTTTTGGTGTTTTGATTTACACTTTATTAAAAATTCCTGAAGAGCTACAATCTTTAGTAAATATTCAAGCCAAAAAACTTTTTAATTCTGAAATAAAATTTGAGGCTATTTTTGATCAAGCAGCTGTAGGAATAGCTCATATCGATTCAGCTACAGGTAATTTTATAGAAATCAATAGCCAATTTTGCAAATTACTTGGCTATTCTGAAAAAGAAATGAAAGAAAAGAGTTTTCAATCAATAACACATCCTGATGATTTAGCAGCTGATTTATTAAATTTAAAACAATTACTGTCCGGAAAAATAAAAGAATATACTATTGAAAAACGATATTACACTAAATCTGGTACTATCATTTGGGTAAATCTTTCTGTTTCACCTTTGTCTAAAAAAGATAAAAAATTGACTTCACTAATCTCTATAGTCGAAGATATTTCTTTACGAAAAGAAGCCGAAAAATTAATCAAGAAAAGTGAAACCCGATTCAAAAGTCTATTTGATGATTCCCCAATACCGATGTGGGAAACGGACTATTCCGATGTTAAAAAGCATCTTGAAAAATTAAATCTTATCAATGAAAGTCCGGAAACTGTTTCTCTTTATTTAAAAATGCATCCTGATGTAGTTTTTGAATGTTTGAATTTAGTAAAACTCATTGATGTAAATGAAATGTGTTTAAATCTGCACAAGGTTAAATCTAAAGACGAATTGATCACTACGGCAATTTCACAAACATCTGAAAGTATAATTGCTGATGGTTTTATAAAACAAATAATTGCTATTACTCAAAGAGAGAATCAATTGATTGCGGATTCCAAAATGAAAAATACTGACGGTGAATATCGAGATATAAACTTAAGATGGAATGTAATTCGTGGATATGAAAAATCATTGGAAAGAGTTATAATTTCTACAGAAGACATTACGGAGCGAAAATTATCCGAAAATATAATTCTTCACTCACAACAACGAATTGAATCCTTAATTAACACAATCGATGGTATCGTTTGGGAATGTAATGCAAAAACCTTTGCCTTCAATTTTATCAGTCAAAAAGTAGAAAAAATATTGGGCTATACGGCAGCAGAATGGCTGGAAAGCAAAACTTTTTGGGCTGATCATATTCACCCCGAAGACAGACAGTGGACGACCGATTATTGCGCTTTAAAAAGCAGCGAAAATTTAAATCACGATTTTGAATATCGGATGATAGCTAAGAATGGAGCTGTTGTTTGGTTAAGAGATATTGTAAATGTAATTTCTGAAAACGACCAAGCTATTAGTTTACGTGGAATCATGATTGATATTACAACAACAAAAGAAGCCGAGAAAAATTTAAGTGACTCTTTTAATTTAGTGACCGAACAAAACAAGAGATTACTTAACTTTTCCTATATCGTTTCTCACAATTTACGATCGCATACCAGTAATATTGCATCGATTATGGAATTAATAGAATCTTCTGAATCTGAAGATGAAAAAAATGAAATGATTCAATTATTAAAATCTGTTTCAAATTCCTTAAATGAAACTATGATTCACCTAAACGAAGTCATTAATATAAGGACGAATATAGGTTTAGTATCAGAATCATTAAATTTACAGCACTATCTAGAAACTGTTCAAACAGTTCTTTCAGAACAAATAAACTCAAAAAATGTTTGTATTTCCACTATCATGCCTGATGATGTGATGATAAATTATAATCCAGCTTATCTCGAAAGTATTCTATACAATATAATTTCGAACTCTATTAGATACAGTCACCCAGAACGCAAACCAAATATTATTATTAAGTGGATTAATGAAGACGGAAATAAAATTCTTCAAATTTCGGATAATGGTGTGGGGATTGACCTTGTTAAAAATGCTGATAAAATTTTTGGAATGTATAAAACATTCAGCAACAATTCCGACTCAAAAGGAATTGGATTATTTATTACAAAAAATCAAATTGATGCCATGGGTGGAAACATCACTGTAGAAAGTGAACCCAATATAGGAACAACATTTAAAATCTATATCCAATGA
- a CDS encoding YchJ family protein has protein sequence MIPIKCYCGSQKNTSECCEAFISGTKKATTALELMRSRYSAYATHQADYLLATTHISERKFYSKSEILKWATSNQWLQLEIINATENTVEFKAYFLDSKLQKQIHHELSTFKLEKGSWFYVDGQFFN, from the coding sequence ATGATACCTATAAAATGCTATTGTGGTTCTCAAAAAAACACCTCGGAATGTTGCGAAGCATTTATTAGTGGGACTAAAAAAGCAACAACAGCTTTAGAATTAATGCGCTCCCGTTATTCAGCGTATGCAACGCATCAAGCTGATTACTTGTTGGCTACAACCCATATTTCCGAGCGAAAGTTTTATTCGAAATCTGAAATTCTAAAATGGGCAACTAGTAATCAATGGCTTCAATTAGAAATTATAAATGCTACAGAAAATACGGTGGAATTCAAAGCTTATTTTTTAGACAGCAAACTTCAAAAACAAATTCATCATGAACTTTCGACTTTCAAACTCGAAAAAGGAAGTTGGTTCTATGTGGATGGACAATTTTTTAATTAG
- a CDS encoding DUF4369 domain-containing protein encodes MKKIILLLSAAVVLISCSKVGKDEYIISGTATGIENGKTIILETQDATGMMSAKDTVKVENGKFEMKGTITEPSFYTIQLEGAQAKIPFILENGEVTIAINKDSIQKSKVSGTYNNDEYVAFNEEITKVQKKLMDFQSKNMKAMETAQQTKDTVVINKLMQEFSKIQQEVGEASKAKYVTYAETHPKAFISALIIQGMLNDPTADVAKSEKLYNSLEESLKKTKPGIAIKARLAELKTPAVGAAPVAPAVEAK; translated from the coding sequence ATGAAAAAAATAATTTTATTACTTTCGGCTGCTGTTGTTTTAATTTCTTGTAGCAAAGTTGGCAAAGATGAATACATCATTTCAGGGACTGCAACAGGAATTGAAAATGGTAAAACGATAATCTTGGAAACTCAAGATGCTACTGGAATGATGTCAGCAAAAGACACTGTAAAAGTTGAAAACGGAAAATTCGAAATGAAAGGAACAATTACTGAGCCTTCATTTTATACTATTCAATTAGAAGGAGCTCAAGCTAAAATACCTTTCATATTAGAAAATGGAGAAGTAACTATCGCCATTAACAAAGACAGTATTCAAAAATCTAAAGTTTCAGGAACTTACAACAATGATGAATATGTAGCATTCAATGAAGAAATCACTAAAGTTCAAAAGAAACTTATGGATTTCCAAAGTAAAAACATGAAAGCTATGGAAACTGCTCAACAAACTAAAGATACAGTTGTTATCAATAAATTGATGCAGGAATTTTCTAAAATTCAACAAGAAGTAGGTGAAGCTTCTAAAGCTAAATATGTAACTTATGCTGAAACACATCCTAAAGCATTTATCTCTGCTTTGATTATTCAAGGTATGTTAAATGACCCAACTGCTGATGTTGCAAAATCTGAAAAATTATACAACAGTCTAGAAGAGTCATTGAAAAAAACAAAACCAGGTATAGCTATTAAAGCTAGACTTGCTGAATTGAAAACGCCTGCTGTAGGAGCTGCACCAGTAGCGCCAGCTGTTGAAGCTAAATGA
- a CDS encoding 2OG-Fe(II) oxygenase, with protein sequence MANSLKQNLLALNQQSLLIEAGTGNSESISYDSAVRSDSIYWLDKKHNNAFENEFFAQIEAFIIYLNQSCYVGITGYKFHYSLYESGDFYLKYLNQFKNIPSIKYSIISYLKSNWQESDGGELLIHQLNNNQKIVPTQGKTVLFKSDELVHEVLVNQNTRMSITGWLKSD encoded by the coding sequence TTGGCCAACAGCTTAAAACAAAATTTACTTGCCTTAAACCAACAAAGTTTATTGATTGAAGCAGGAACTGGCAACTCAGAGTCTATTTCTTACGATAGCGCGGTGCGAAGTGATTCTATTTATTGGTTGGATAAAAAGCACAATAACGCATTCGAAAATGAATTTTTTGCTCAAATAGAAGCATTTATTATCTATCTGAACCAAAGTTGTTATGTTGGAATAACGGGTTATAAATTTCATTATTCGTTGTATGAGTCGGGTGATTTTTATTTGAAATATCTGAATCAATTCAAGAATATTCCCAGTATAAAATACTCCATAATTAGTTATTTGAAGAGTAATTGGCAAGAAAGTGACGGTGGCGAATTACTGATTCATCAACTCAACAACAATCAGAAAATAGTACCTACTCAAGGCAAAACCGTTTTATTCAAAAGTGATGAATTAGTGCATGAAGTTTTGGTTAACCAAAATACTAGAATGAGTATTACGGGTTGGCTGAAAAGTGATTAG
- a CDS encoding AAA family ATPase, which produces MKIDNIKTLGELKKSGYESKSIKDELRANLREKIKSGKPTFEGVHGFENTVIPELERAILSRHNINLLGLRGQAKTRLARKMIELLDEYIPFVTGSEINDDPLNPISRFAKDIIEIKGDETPISWLHRSDRFFEKLATPDVTVADLIGDVDPIKAANLKLSYADDRVIHFGMIPRANRCIFVINELPDLQARIQVALFNILQEGDIQIRGFKLRMPLDMQFVFTANPEDYTNRGSIVTPLKDRIGSQILTHYPDSIKIARTITEQEAKLDVTQSDMVYVPSLARDLLEQISFEARESEYIDNKSGVSARLSITAFENLLSTAERRALKSGDDKTTLRLSDFMGIIPAITGKVELVYEGEQEGAAVVAQHLLGDAIHTFFPAYFPKIEKLEKQNEKTVYTDIIEWFFAESGFELLDDCSNEEYERILGSIVPLEVLIKKYQPQLEKEDKFFMKEFILWGLVEYKKLSKDRFSEGYQFKDIYGSFISKL; this is translated from the coding sequence ATGAAAATAGACAATATAAAAACACTAGGCGAATTAAAAAAATCAGGTTATGAAAGCAAAAGCATTAAAGATGAATTGCGTGCTAACCTAAGAGAAAAAATAAAATCAGGAAAGCCTACCTTCGAAGGCGTTCATGGGTTTGAAAACACAGTTATTCCAGAATTAGAACGCGCTATCTTATCGCGTCACAACATAAATTTGTTGGGGCTTCGTGGTCAAGCCAAAACCAGATTGGCACGTAAAATGATCGAATTATTAGACGAGTACATTCCGTTTGTGACGGGTTCCGAAATCAATGATGACCCTTTGAATCCCATTTCTCGTTTTGCCAAAGACATAATTGAAATCAAAGGAGATGAAACTCCCATTTCATGGTTGCACAGAAGCGATCGTTTTTTCGAAAAATTAGCCACGCCAGATGTTACCGTTGCAGATTTAATAGGTGATGTCGATCCAATAAAAGCTGCGAATTTGAAATTGTCGTATGCGGATGATCGTGTAATCCATTTTGGGATGATACCAAGAGCGAATCGATGTATTTTTGTAATCAACGAATTGCCAGATTTACAGGCGCGTATTCAAGTTGCTCTATTTAATATTCTACAAGAAGGCGATATCCAAATTCGTGGTTTTAAATTAAGAATGCCACTGGATATGCAATTTGTTTTCACTGCAAATCCAGAGGATTATACCAATCGTGGTAGTATTGTAACACCATTAAAAGACAGAATTGGTTCCCAAATTCTAACCCATTACCCTGATTCGATAAAAATTGCCAGAACCATTACAGAACAGGAAGCTAAACTGGATGTAACACAAAGCGATATGGTTTACGTGCCTTCGTTAGCCAGGGATTTATTAGAACAAATTAGTTTTGAAGCACGCGAAAGCGAATATATTGATAACAAAAGCGGAGTAAGTGCTCGATTGAGTATAACGGCTTTTGAGAATTTATTAAGCACAGCAGAAAGAAGGGCTTTGAAGTCTGGAGACGATAAAACCACGTTGCGTTTGTCTGATTTTATGGGAATTATTCCTGCCATAACCGGTAAAGTAGAATTGGTTTATGAAGGTGAGCAGGAGGGAGCAGCCGTTGTGGCACAACATCTATTAGGCGATGCGATTCATACTTTTTTCCCGGCTTATTTTCCAAAAATTGAAAAACTGGAAAAACAAAATGAAAAAACAGTCTACACGGATATTATTGAATGGTTTTTCGCTGAAAGTGGTTTCGAATTATTAGACGATTGTTCGAATGAAGAATATGAAAGAATCTTGGGAAGTATTGTTCCGCTTGAAGTTTTAATCAAGAAATATCAGCCTCAACTGGAAAAAGAAGATAAATTCTTCATGAAAGAATTTATTCTTTGGGGATTGGTTGAATATAAAAAACTGAGCAAAGACCGTTTCTCCGAAGGCTATCAGTTCAAGGATATTTACGGAAGCTTTATTAGTAAATTATAG
- a CDS encoding TlpA family protein disulfide reductase — translation MSLKENLGKVTIVDFWASWCGPCRQENPNVVAIYKELHSKGLNIIGVSLDKDAKAWKDAIAKDKLTWAHVSNLKFWDEPIAAQYKVESIPATFILDASGNVVAKDLRGDALRAKIIELLAK, via the coding sequence ATTTCACTAAAGGAAAATTTAGGAAAAGTTACTATAGTTGACTTTTGGGCTTCATGGTGTGGACCATGTAGACAAGAAAACCCAAATGTTGTAGCAATTTATAAAGAGCTTCACAGCAAAGGCCTGAACATAATTGGAGTATCTCTAGATAAAGATGCCAAAGCGTGGAAAGATGCTATTGCAAAAGACAAGCTAACATGGGCTCATGTTTCAAATTTAAAATTTTGGGACGAACCAATAGCTGCTCAATATAAAGTAGAGTCAATACCAGCTACTTTTATTCTGGACGCCTCTGGAAATGTAGTTGCAAAAGATTTAAGAGGTGATGCGCTTAGAGCAAAAATTATTGAACTTCTAGCAAAATAA
- a CDS encoding KTSC domain-containing protein, whose product MKKIVEYRKLLNVDKTAELKDLKTIYRNAMKEAHPDKFQGDEAGLKAAEENSKKIIEAYHFLVSINPETIKANLPEYTETISTSTITDYKFVEGRLIINFSNGSVYEYISVPKATYVKMVNADSPGRFAKRHILNSFTWRKTINQD is encoded by the coding sequence ATGAAAAAAATAGTTGAATACCGCAAACTGCTAAATGTAGATAAAACTGCAGAGCTAAAAGATTTGAAAACGATATATCGTAATGCGATGAAAGAAGCGCATCCTGACAAATTTCAGGGCGATGAAGCTGGATTGAAAGCTGCAGAAGAAAATAGTAAAAAAATCATTGAAGCCTACCACTTTTTGGTAAGTATCAATCCTGAAACTATAAAAGCAAACTTGCCAGAATATACTGAGACAATCTCGACATCAACAATCACAGATTACAAATTTGTTGAAGGTAGATTAATTATCAACTTTTCAAATGGTAGTGTTTACGAATACATTAGCGTGCCTAAAGCTACTTATGTGAAAATGGTAAACGCTGATTCTCCGGGAAGATTTGCAAAAAGACATATCCTAAATTCTTTTACTTGGAGAAAAACTATCAACCAAGACTAG